GGTTTAGACACACTCTTGACTCAATTGGAAGAGGCACAAGAGTTCAGCCCATATTCATATAACCAAACGAGTGTGGAGGTCCTTGGGGATTGGGCTGAGCGGTTGGGCCGAGTCCAACGGAACGCGTTCACAGGTAACTACTACTTGGTCGACCAGGCGGCGATATCTGCTAACTTCCACTACCTGCTTTTGGACGTGTACGACGATCTTGAAGAGAGAGCAGGTGTTGACCTTCGACAGCGCTACCTGTCGATTCCACGTCTCCGTGAGGAGACCTGTGAACGACTCGGCTGCACTCGCGATGGTTTCGACGCAGCGCTGCTCGAGCTCTGCCGACAGAACGTCGGTAAGCTCGAGCTGTCGGGAGCGCCAATGGATACGGCTGCGAAGGATTCCGCACTCGGCATCAAGCGTATTGCGCTCTCTGAAGAGGACGGTTTAGTTAGCACATCCCAGTCCACTCAGCAGGTTATGGCCGGCGTTGAACAGTTCGGTAAGAAATACTACTATCTCGCGGTGCATGACCGCGACATCGAATACTCGCAGGAGGCTACATAATGTCCGACGCATTCACGATCACCGACGAACAGCAAGACTACTCACAGTACGACCTAAACGCGAACCCCTTCCCATACAGTCCAGTTCCAGCTGAAGACCCCGAGATTTACTGTGGGCAGCAGCACGTTTCGGACAAGATCAGCTCGACGGTTTCGTCGATGTTGTCTACTGGGAAGTCGAAACATCTGGTAGTCACTGGAAAGTATGGGAATGGGAAGTCTCACACGCTCAAATACACGCGCTCGCTACTCCGTGGTCGCGACGACGTCGTCGTGGGATATGTCGCCCAGCCTGGTGAAGGATTCCTCGACATCTACCACGAGTTTGTCTACGACCTGGGTTTCAACCGACTCCAAGAGCTCGCGTACGAGTTTCTTGCATCTGTGGCGAGAGATGTCACCGACACAAACCCGATCGGTGCCAGTGGGATGGAATCGCTGATTGACGAAGGCGATGTGCTGCTCTCGGAAATTGTCCCCGAGGCGATTCGCCGCCTCAGTGATGTGACGAAGTTCGCCGACTTTGCGCGTGCCATTATCCACATGGTGTACGAGGACACGAATCTCTACGCGTGGCAGTGGCTTACCGCAGAGGGGATTCGTTACGAGCAGCGTAAGGAGATGGAAATTCACAGCGCACTCGACGACGACACGATGGGTGTTCGGGCCTTCACTGCACTCAAAAATATGCTCCTCGAACTCGGTTATACGGGTATTTTCGTCTTCGTCGACGAGTTCGAGAGTATCGCGCGACTCTCACCAAAGGATGAACAGGCAACACTCAACAGCATTCGGCACCTGATGGATCAGAACAGTTCGGGACTATGCATGCTGTTTGGTTGTGCTCCCGAGGTGTGGCAAGACGTGATGAGTGAGTACCACGCGTTCAGTGAGCGAATTGGGGAAGAAGTTGCTCTGAAACCCCTCACAAGTGAGAATCTCTATGAGTTGGTGCGTGATTATCTAGATCAAGAGAGAGTGTCTTCTGCTGATAATGAAGGGATAGAGCCATTCTCTGAGGAGGCGTTGGATTTGATTCTCCAAACATCACAGGGCAATATCCGACAGGTCCTATCTATGTGTAGTCGTATCCTCGATGATGCTGCAGAATCAAAGGAAAATAAAATCACAGCTGCTTGGGTGGAAGAGACGATCTGATAATCAATAATTCAGGTGTTACCATTTCGGGGATCGTCAACGAATTCATAAAGCCCCTCCGTGACCTTAGTTACCCATCCAGCAGCGATGAGTTGCCTAAGTGCATAATTCACCTGCTGCTTGTTTAGGCCGGTCTGTTCCCGTAGGAATAATGGGTTTGCTCGTCCCCAGGGTTGAGATGAACCCTGCCCTTCCTTCAAAACATTCAGGATTTCTTCCTCGTTTTCACTCGGAGTGTATTCCTCATTAGTCATGTGTGGCGAATACGCATCTGTTCGTATAGTCGTATCCTTCCCCAATAGTCTAACAGAGTATATTACTACGTTAGAATTAAGGGTCTGGGAGAGTGTTGAAGGTATGAAGCGCGGCCCCTCAGAAACGAGGGCGGTGCTGGAGACACCGCGCCCGCGCTGCCTGAGACAGACAGCATGTACATTCAAACCGACAACCTGCAAAAATCCGATGGTCAGAATCGGTATGTACCGTCGAGAGGAATTCGAGGAGATCTTGTATGACGTCTACTGCTCATTACCCCAGTAGCGTTGCGAATGTCCTTGGAATACTCGGAAATGAACGGCGAGTCCTTCTATTAAATTACTTATTCCTATTCGGGTACGAACAGGATATTGATGTCCGACATCTGGCTAGGGTGATTGGA
The Halorientalis litorea DNA segment above includes these coding regions:
- a CDS encoding BREX system ATP-binding domain-containing protein; the protein is MSDAFTITDEQQDYSQYDLNANPFPYSPVPAEDPEIYCGQQHVSDKISSTVSSMLSTGKSKHLVVTGKYGNGKSHTLKYTRSLLRGRDDVVVGYVAQPGEGFLDIYHEFVYDLGFNRLQELAYEFLASVARDVTDTNPIGASGMESLIDEGDVLLSEIVPEAIRRLSDVTKFADFARAIIHMVYEDTNLYAWQWLTAEGIRYEQRKEMEIHSALDDDTMGVRAFTALKNMLLELGYTGIFVFVDEFESIARLSPKDEQATLNSIRHLMDQNSSGLCMLFGCAPEVWQDVMSEYHAFSERIGEEVALKPLTSENLYELVRDYLDQERVSSADNEGIEPFSEEALDLILQTSQGNIRQVLSMCSRILDDAAESKENKITAAWVEETI
- a CDS encoding winged helix-turn-helix domain-containing protein codes for the protein MTNEEYTPSENEEEILNVLKEGQGSSQPWGRANPLFLREQTGLNKQQVNYALRQLIAAGWVTKVTEGLYEFVDDPRNGNT